One part of the Dermacentor andersoni chromosome 2, qqDerAnde1_hic_scaffold, whole genome shotgun sequence genome encodes these proteins:
- the LOC129380242 gene encoding uncharacterized protein isoform X2: protein MSARRERGMDAYAEAVYPCVAKMAPLLTTKLNPDYIDTNVTNPAGIFQDGVECVAKQKIFTDDVAIAMAGIKWLLENFF from the exons GGTATGGACGCATACGCTGAGGCTGTGTACCCCTGCGTCGCCAAAATGGCCCCGCTGTTAACAACAAAGTTAAATCCG GACTATATCGACACCAACGTCACAAATCCTGCGGGAATTTTTCAAGATGGAGTG GAATGTGTTGCTAAGCAGAAGATATTCACCGACGATGTCGCTATCGCCATGGCTGGGATCAAATGGCTCCTCGAAAACTTTTTCTGA